In the genome of Flexistipes sinusarabici DSM 4947, one region contains:
- a CDS encoding peroxiredoxin, giving the protein MSLVAKKAPDFAEDAVVNKDFKKVHLEDYRGKWVVLFFYPLDFTFVCPTEITALSDAYEEFKKRNCEIVGVSTDSKFSHLAWINTPREEGGLGDLNYPLVADFAKRVSEEYGVLLPEGMALRATFIIDPEGNVQFELIHDLGIGRNVNEILRNLDALQYTREHGEVCPAGWEPGKDTMTPDPEKMKEFFRKNPQGHQ; this is encoded by the coding sequence ATGAGTTTAGTAGCAAAAAAGGCACCGGACTTTGCAGAGGATGCAGTTGTTAACAAGGATTTTAAAAAGGTTCATCTTGAAGATTACAGAGGAAAATGGGTTGTACTGTTTTTCTATCCGCTGGATTTTACTTTTGTATGTCCCACTGAAATCACAGCTTTAAGTGATGCTTATGAAGAGTTTAAAAAGCGTAATTGTGAGATTGTCGGTGTTTCCACTGACAGCAAATTTTCTCACTTAGCATGGATTAACACACCGAGAGAAGAAGGCGGACTGGGTGATTTGAACTATCCTTTGGTGGCCGATTTTGCCAAAAGGGTTTCCGAAGAGTACGGCGTGCTTCTACCGGAAGGAATGGCTTTAAGAGCGACCTTCATTATTGACCCTGAAGGTAATGTTCAATTTGAACTTATTCACGATTTGGGAATCGGTAGAAATGTAAATGAAATTTTAAGAAACCTTGATGCTTTACAATACACCAGAGAACACGGCGAAGTTTGCCCCGCTGGTTGGGAACCCGGCAAAGATACAATGACACCGGATCCAGAGAAGATGAAGGAATTTTTCAGGAAAAATCCTCAGGGGCACCAGTAA
- a CDS encoding POTRA domain-containing protein yields MRALLFLTVFSFLFSTNIYSLEIQGNVDNGTKAQIKKFYSKNERSKTGKLLNYLGYDFFTFNRNQLIISNPERVDNVIFYGNLIFLDNTLQGASGLAKGDPIYAETIENSAEKVRKYYVRNGYRNAEVSVSITDGDIVFHVREGKRFLVTDINVKNADYPESFNFLNPKIFDEKLEDIYVKTIENYFRSKGYFNVSTDVSYVKNNKYTFFLNINNPVSSVMSVLPNFHQGVSLIVFVKKGKEFSLRIEGIEDNETEKLVRSEVSRNLKGISSFYVRYTEGELEKLLTDKGYINPQVVIIVKEKEVVVDVDYSERFVNTKVNFIYNSLPVDKFFDEFGINRSLLYSKNEKIIKRLITNKLYSKGYIYAKVEDIKFTKRNGQLSVDIIINEGDIYKIDDVFVNDKEILDNLQRTATSKEVNNLLGIVKSNINNKYYFTSISFDKFIMNKENNVDLVFKSDLSRFRLNKVISPDESMKNFIKEHFFDNPKITKVKIDSLKKFLASEKNYINYSVGVIPISENEADIVVSGIKGESNEIFGGFAYDDIEKFNVFAGYRRFDIFGTAHQFQIFTTYSSREKSLTFSLGSNNFFAPNLANIYSLGWKKRDEDTFEYEQLKARIQFFKTLNNFRYGLGVYAEELNFTGLVYDKDFTEKLSDNYRLIGIPLSAGNAGSYLGPVVEVEYSAELRLKPLFQIDQNSFITSELNTMLKIYPADRFRFKLKNDFGYISRNNSDIPLTYRYTLGGPYRMKAFDYRDIGSEDKKGNVYGGSRFYYFLFGAEYEIRNNVYLGPFVEYGNAIDQWDFSDGYTDVGIALTADTILGSIGLSFAHETVGSSKSDSALYLTFSGSF; encoded by the coding sequence GTGCGGGCTTTACTCTTCTTAACGGTTTTTAGCTTTCTTTTTTCAACAAATATTTATTCTCTTGAAATTCAGGGTAATGTTGATAATGGAACAAAAGCGCAAATAAAGAAATTTTATTCAAAAAACGAGCGCTCCAAAACAGGAAAGCTGCTCAATTACCTGGGGTACGATTTTTTTACTTTTAACAGGAATCAACTGATAATAAGCAACCCCGAGCGGGTTGACAATGTTATTTTTTACGGAAACCTTATATTTCTGGACAATACGCTCCAGGGAGCTTCAGGTTTGGCAAAGGGTGATCCTATATATGCTGAAACTATTGAAAATTCAGCTGAAAAGGTGCGAAAATATTACGTCCGCAACGGGTACAGAAATGCAGAGGTCAGTGTCAGTATTACCGATGGTGATATTGTTTTTCATGTAAGAGAGGGTAAACGTTTTCTGGTAACGGATATCAATGTGAAAAATGCAGATTATCCGGAGTCTTTCAATTTTTTAAATCCAAAGATTTTTGATGAAAAACTTGAGGACATTTATGTGAAAACGATTGAAAACTATTTCCGGAGCAAAGGGTATTTTAATGTATCCACAGATGTCAGTTATGTGAAAAATAATAAATACACTTTTTTCCTGAATATTAACAATCCGGTCTCCTCTGTAATGTCTGTACTGCCAAATTTTCATCAGGGAGTCTCATTGATAGTTTTCGTAAAAAAAGGCAAAGAATTTTCACTGCGTATAGAAGGCATTGAGGATAATGAAACTGAAAAGTTAGTACGTAGTGAAGTAAGCAGAAATTTAAAGGGGATTAGCTCCTTCTATGTCAGATATACGGAAGGTGAGCTGGAAAAACTTCTGACTGATAAAGGATATATAAATCCACAGGTTGTAATTATTGTTAAGGAAAAGGAAGTTGTTGTTGATGTGGATTACAGCGAAAGGTTTGTCAATACCAAGGTTAATTTCATATACAACAGTCTTCCTGTAGACAAGTTTTTTGATGAATTTGGCATAAACCGCAGTCTTTTATACAGTAAAAATGAAAAAATAATAAAAAGATTGATTACAAATAAGCTTTACAGCAAGGGCTATATATATGCAAAAGTGGAAGATATAAAGTTTACCAAGAGAAACGGACAGCTGTCTGTTGATATAATTATAAATGAGGGGGATATATATAAGATTGATGATGTTTTTGTGAATGATAAGGAAATTCTGGATAATCTTCAGAGAACGGCAACATCAAAAGAAGTGAACAATCTGCTGGGGATTGTAAAATCCAATATAAACAATAAATACTACTTTACTTCAATCTCATTTGACAAATTTATTATGAATAAAGAAAATAATGTGGATTTGGTGTTTAAATCCGATTTATCACGGTTTCGGCTGAACAAAGTGATATCTCCCGACGAAAGCATGAAGAATTTTATAAAAGAGCATTTTTTTGACAATCCAAAGATTACAAAAGTCAAAATTGATTCCCTTAAAAAATTTCTGGCTTCGGAGAAAAACTATATAAATTATTCGGTGGGTGTTATTCCGATATCGGAAAATGAAGCCGATATTGTTGTTTCAGGTATAAAAGGCGAGTCCAATGAAATTTTCGGCGGTTTTGCATATGATGATATAGAAAAATTTAATGTTTTTGCCGGCTACAGAAGATTTGATATCTTCGGCACAGCCCATCAGTTTCAGATATTTACCACATACTCGAGCAGAGAGAAAAGCCTGACTTTTTCTTTGGGGAGCAACAACTTTTTTGCGCCTAATCTTGCCAATATTTATTCTCTTGGGTGGAAAAAAAGAGATGAGGACACTTTTGAATATGAACAACTGAAGGCGAGAATACAATTTTTTAAAACATTAAACAATTTTAGATACGGGCTGGGTGTGTATGCGGAAGAGCTTAATTTTACAGGGCTTGTATATGATAAAGATTTTACGGAAAAATTAAGTGATAATTACAGGCTTATAGGAATTCCGTTGTCTGCAGGCAATGCCGGCTCGTATCTCGGACCTGTCGTTGAAGTGGAGTATTCTGCAGAGCTTAGATTAAAACCGCTTTTTCAGATAGACCAAAATAGCTTTATCACCAGTGAGCTGAATACGATGCTGAAAATTTATCCGGCTGACAGATTCAGATTTAAACTAAAGAATGACTTTGGGTATATCAGCCGCAATAACAGTGATATCCCTCTTACTTACAGGTACACACTTGGCGGACCTTACAGGATGAAAGCCTTTGATTACCGGGATATCGGTTCGGAAGATAAAAAGGGGAATGTTTACGGCGGCAGCAGATTTTACTATTTTCTTTTCGGGGCTGAATATGAAATTAGAAATAACGTTTACCTGGGCCCCTTTGTGGAATACGGAAATGCCATAGATCAATGGGATTTCTCGGACGGATATACAGATGTAGGCATCGCATTGACAGCAGATACAATACTTGGGTCCATTGGATTAAGTTTTGCGCACGAAACAGTGGGCAGCAGTAAAAGTGATTCAGCTCTTTATTTAACGTTCAGTGGCTCATTCTGA
- a CDS encoding enoyl-CoA hydratase/isomerase family protein: protein MDKAATSFYKNIGIVTLNNPETKNSIDIYLLENLTRSIKKLETNEQADLIWLRSGIKDVFSSGYDIGYFDKKNEAECRYFAKAGAELVETIKGCKKIIICTVDGAALGGGFEIVLSCDLIFATERSQFGFPEVNYGVLPGFGGTQLLSRKIYETFTKYLIFTGNTVPASELSDKGIINKITKSQSSNEEEAYAMADIIKHRSKFALGLAKETVNNGLNMPLKQALLYEQNAFMASFASNDKKEGMTAFKEKRTPDFTDRWEDFETL from the coding sequence ATGGATAAGGCAGCAACTTCTTTTTATAAGAATATAGGAATTGTCACCCTGAACAATCCGGAAACAAAAAATAGCATTGATATCTATCTTTTGGAAAACCTAACCCGTTCAATAAAAAAACTTGAAACTAACGAACAGGCTGACTTGATATGGCTGAGAAGCGGCATAAAGGACGTATTTTCCTCAGGATACGATATCGGTTATTTTGACAAAAAAAATGAAGCTGAATGCAGATATTTTGCAAAAGCTGGTGCCGAGCTTGTGGAAACAATAAAGGGGTGCAAAAAAATAATCATTTGTACAGTGGATGGTGCGGCACTTGGAGGCGGTTTTGAAATTGTTCTCTCGTGTGACCTGATTTTTGCCACAGAGCGTTCTCAGTTCGGCTTTCCTGAAGTCAATTACGGAGTGCTTCCGGGATTCGGCGGCACACAGCTTTTAAGCCGCAAAATATACGAAACATTTACAAAATACCTGATATTTACGGGAAACACCGTTCCGGCATCAGAGCTGTCTGATAAGGGAATAATTAACAAAATCACAAAAAGTCAAAGCAGCAATGAAGAAGAAGCGTATGCAATGGCTGATATTATAAAGCACAGAAGCAAGTTTGCTCTCGGTCTTGCTAAGGAAACTGTTAATAATGGATTGAACATGCCCTTAAAACAGGCACTCCTTTATGAACAGAATGCCTTTATGGCCTCATTTGCAAGTAATGACAAAAAAGAGGGCATGACAGCATTTAAGGAAAAACGGACTCCTGATTTTACTGACAGATGGGAAGATTTTGAGACATTGTAG
- a CDS encoding N-acetylmuramoyl-L-alanine amidase: MWYSRTKALFLITVFILSLAAQGAASLKSEYFAAKDELAALEKSKNVSHSAYDRVANKFYSIYSRDPKYWLADDSLYLCGKTYLKSYWRFDKEYDLKNALKYYRLLGANYDSKWAADSYLKSAYIYSELNDYISAKYMLRRAIEKFPGSYSAEEAERRLDEIEKKLGNDNEIKVNFTQNNPKEEAFDNVVNGSKNTGNDDAESGNSTVGSGDILIEDIRHFSSKEYTRVVLDLSEKAEFEKHWLKADPSHDKPPRLFLDIYNTRVNSDIQEKIKIKDGLLRAIRWGIFRKGVTRVVLDSQNVEDFTVFSLSNPARIVIDVSDGTLVNKKAENSWNVPDDPSTDTLAGVFGLKVKTIVIDPGHGGKDPGAVYDGLLEKNIVLDIGKYLRNYIRKNTDLKVFMTRETDRFIPLEERTAFANRKKADIFVSIHVNAARNRRAHGVETYVLNVTNDEEALKVAALENKATEKSLSDLQGILKDIMLNSKLEESLMLAQLVQDDIVAQIKKKSLGVKQAPFYVLVGAKMPSILVECGFLSNSTFAKKIRSSDYRRDIARGIYKGIIGYIEKYNGKG, translated from the coding sequence ATGTGGTACTCCAGGACTAAGGCGTTATTTTTAATTACTGTATTCATCTTATCTCTGGCTGCACAGGGTGCAGCATCATTGAAATCTGAATATTTTGCAGCAAAAGATGAACTGGCTGCGCTGGAAAAATCAAAAAATGTTTCTCACAGTGCATATGACAGGGTTGCCAACAAATTTTACAGCATATACAGCCGTGATCCCAAATACTGGCTTGCTGATGATTCTTTATACCTTTGCGGTAAAACCTATCTGAAAAGTTACTGGAGATTTGACAAAGAATACGATCTGAAGAATGCTCTTAAATATTACAGACTTCTCGGTGCAAATTATGATTCGAAATGGGCTGCGGATTCATATTTAAAATCGGCATATATATATTCGGAACTTAATGATTATATTTCTGCCAAATATATGCTCAGAAGAGCTATTGAAAAATTTCCCGGCTCCTATTCTGCAGAAGAGGCTGAAAGACGGCTTGACGAGATTGAAAAAAAGCTGGGGAACGATAACGAAATCAAAGTGAATTTTACTCAGAATAATCCCAAAGAGGAAGCTTTTGATAACGTTGTGAACGGCAGTAAAAACACCGGCAATGATGATGCTGAAAGTGGGAACTCCACAGTTGGTTCCGGAGATATCCTGATAGAAGATATCAGACACTTCAGCAGCAAGGAATACACAAGGGTTGTACTTGATTTATCCGAAAAAGCTGAGTTCGAGAAGCACTGGCTTAAAGCAGACCCCTCGCATGACAAACCTCCGAGACTTTTTCTGGATATATATAATACCAGGGTTAATTCCGATATTCAGGAAAAAATTAAGATTAAAGACGGTCTTCTGAGAGCTATACGATGGGGGATTTTTAGAAAGGGTGTAACACGAGTTGTACTTGACAGCCAGAATGTGGAGGATTTTACCGTTTTCAGTTTGAGCAATCCGGCAAGAATCGTAATTGATGTAAGTGACGGAACACTTGTAAATAAAAAGGCTGAAAATAGCTGGAATGTACCGGATGACCCATCCACAGATACACTTGCCGGGGTATTCGGACTAAAAGTTAAAACTATTGTCATAGATCCCGGGCATGGCGGTAAAGACCCCGGGGCTGTATATGACGGGCTGCTTGAGAAAAATATAGTTTTGGATATAGGCAAGTATCTCAGGAATTATATTAGAAAAAATACCGACTTGAAAGTTTTTATGACGAGGGAAACTGACCGCTTTATACCACTGGAGGAACGGACTGCTTTTGCCAACAGGAAAAAAGCTGATATATTTGTTTCCATTCACGTGAATGCAGCGAGAAACAGGAGAGCCCACGGTGTTGAAACCTACGTTCTTAACGTGACAAATGATGAAGAAGCCCTGAAAGTGGCTGCCCTTGAAAATAAAGCTACAGAAAAATCCCTTTCGGATTTACAGGGTATTTTGAAAGATATTATGCTCAATTCCAAACTTGAGGAATCTCTTATGCTTGCCCAGCTTGTGCAGGATGATATTGTAGCTCAGATAAAAAAGAAAAGTCTTGGTGTGAAGCAGGCGCCGTTTTACGTATTGGTGGGAGCTAAAATGCCTTCAATTTTGGTGGAATGCGGTTTTCTCTCAAACAGCACCTTTGCTAAAAAAATACGCTCTTCTGACTACAGACGCGATATAGCCCGGGGCATATATAAGGGGATAATCGGTTATATAGAAAAGTACAATGGCAAGGGTTAA
- the uvrA gene encoding excinuclease ABC subunit UvrA, whose product MNKHIIIKGAREHNLKNISLKIPKDQMVVITGVSGSGKSTLAFDTLYAEGQRRYVESLSAYARQFLELMEKPDVDSIEFLSPAISIEQKSISKNPRSTVGTITEIYDYLRLLFARAGEVYCPSCGKRIQNYTVQQIVDFIMELPEKSKVQILSPVVLGRKGEYKQLLSKLLKSGYVRAFVDGELHRLEEEIYLDKNVKHSISVVVDRVKIKEDILRRVTDSVETALRLSDGLLELDVDGAKHLFSEHFACPDCNVSIAEIEPRSFSFNNPFGACPACDGLGEKMIFDLDSLVPDQNISIREGAIKPWEKFDNFHYYNTLNALAEKYGIDLNVPFKKLKKEHIDIILYGTKEPLRLFTFKGDKKIFYDKKFNGVVGYLREKLYSNRPSDVEYAKTFMSKMPCDECGGTRLKKESLSVKIGGKNIYEISTLNISHALEFISSTRFEGFKKEVAEKIIREIGRRLRFLLSVGLDYITLDRKASTLSGGEAQRIRLATQVGSGLTGVMYVLDEPSIGLHQRDNDMLISTLKDLRDIGNSVLVVEHDEDTILKSDYVVDMGPGAGRHGGEVVFTGSPEELKDCKTSLTGDYLYGRNEIALPEKRKFPQSGFIKILGARQHNMKNVDVSIPLGLFTCVTGVSGSGKSTLIMDILYPSLKRRILSSPIRPGDHDGLKGYENIDKVIDIDQSPIGRTPRSNPVTYTGIFTDIRDIFAQTPDSKIRGFKPGRFSFNIKGGRCENCSGEGYIKIEMHFLPDMYVKCDVCQGKRYNRDTLDIKYKGKNIADVLDITVNQAFEFFENIPKLKNKLQVLRDVGLGYIKLGQPATTLSGGEAQRIKLSRELMKRSTGKTLYIFDEPTTGLHFEDIKKLINIFERLTKTGNTVIVIEHNLDVIKCADYIIDLGPEGGDRGGKVVFTGTPEECVKCEGSYTGKYLRSKVEHNVVLQD is encoded by the coding sequence ATGAATAAACATATAATCATTAAAGGGGCAAGAGAGCATAATCTTAAAAACATCTCTTTGAAAATTCCCAAAGACCAGATGGTCGTTATTACAGGAGTGAGCGGTTCCGGTAAGTCCACACTTGCTTTTGATACCCTTTATGCCGAGGGTCAGAGGCGTTATGTGGAATCCCTTTCCGCATATGCAAGGCAGTTTCTGGAACTTATGGAAAAGCCCGATGTGGATTCCATAGAATTTTTGTCACCTGCTATCAGTATTGAGCAGAAATCCATAAGCAAAAACCCCAGATCCACCGTCGGGACAATTACGGAGATTTACGATTATCTTCGTTTACTTTTTGCCAGGGCAGGGGAGGTTTACTGTCCTTCCTGCGGGAAGAGAATTCAGAATTACACGGTTCAGCAGATTGTGGACTTTATTATGGAGCTGCCGGAAAAGTCAAAAGTGCAGATATTATCACCCGTTGTCCTGGGACGGAAAGGAGAGTACAAACAGCTCCTTTCAAAACTTCTTAAAAGCGGTTATGTGAGGGCGTTTGTCGATGGAGAGCTGCACCGGCTGGAAGAGGAAATATATCTTGATAAGAATGTAAAGCATTCGATTAGTGTCGTGGTAGACAGAGTAAAAATAAAAGAGGATATCCTGCGGCGGGTTACCGACTCTGTTGAGACGGCGCTCAGATTGTCCGACGGTCTTTTAGAATTGGATGTTGATGGAGCAAAGCATCTCTTTAGCGAGCATTTTGCTTGTCCTGACTGCAATGTAAGTATAGCTGAAATCGAGCCCAGAAGCTTTTCTTTTAACAATCCATTCGGCGCCTGCCCGGCATGTGACGGTCTTGGCGAAAAAATGATTTTTGATCTGGATTCCCTGGTTCCGGATCAGAATATAAGCATAAGGGAAGGTGCTATTAAACCGTGGGAAAAATTTGATAATTTCCATTATTACAATACACTCAATGCATTGGCTGAGAAGTACGGCATTGATCTGAACGTTCCCTTTAAGAAGCTTAAAAAGGAACATATTGATATAATTTTATACGGAACCAAAGAGCCCCTGCGTTTGTTTACGTTTAAAGGGGATAAAAAGATATTTTATGACAAAAAATTTAACGGTGTGGTGGGATATCTCAGGGAAAAGCTTTATTCAAACAGACCTTCAGATGTTGAATATGCAAAAACATTTATGTCCAAGATGCCCTGTGACGAGTGCGGTGGCACAAGACTGAAAAAGGAGAGCCTTTCGGTAAAAATCGGAGGAAAAAATATTTATGAAATCTCCACACTCAATATATCCCATGCCTTGGAATTTATATCTTCCACCAGATTTGAAGGTTTTAAAAAGGAAGTTGCCGAAAAGATAATACGGGAAATCGGCAGAAGACTCAGGTTTCTTCTCAGTGTAGGACTGGACTATATAACCCTTGACAGGAAAGCATCCACCTTGAGCGGGGGAGAGGCTCAGAGAATAAGGCTGGCCACTCAGGTGGGTTCCGGACTAACAGGTGTTATGTATGTTCTGGATGAGCCGAGTATCGGTTTGCATCAAAGGGACAATGATATGCTTATCTCCACTTTAAAGGATTTGAGGGACATCGGCAATTCTGTTTTGGTGGTGGAGCATGATGAAGATACGATATTAAAGTCCGACTATGTTGTGGATATGGGTCCCGGTGCCGGAAGGCATGGCGGGGAGGTTGTTTTCACCGGTTCTCCGGAAGAGTTGAAGGACTGTAAAACAAGCCTTACTGGAGATTATTTATACGGCAGAAACGAAATTGCACTGCCGGAAAAGAGAAAATTTCCCCAATCCGGCTTTATCAAAATACTCGGCGCAAGACAGCATAATATGAAAAATGTAGATGTTTCCATACCTCTGGGGCTGTTTACATGTGTCACCGGTGTAAGCGGTTCAGGCAAATCAACGCTTATTATGGACATTTTGTATCCTTCACTTAAACGCAGAATACTATCTTCACCGATAAGACCCGGGGACCATGACGGATTAAAGGGGTATGAAAATATAGATAAAGTTATTGATATTGACCAATCCCCCATTGGCAGGACGCCCCGTTCAAATCCCGTTACATACACCGGAATCTTTACAGATATCAGGGATATTTTTGCCCAGACACCGGATTCTAAAATCAGAGGATTCAAACCGGGGAGATTCAGTTTTAATATCAAAGGCGGAAGGTGCGAAAATTGCAGCGGAGAGGGTTATATTAAAATTGAGATGCATTTTCTTCCCGATATGTACGTAAAATGTGATGTCTGCCAGGGCAAACGTTATAACAGGGATACCCTTGATATAAAGTATAAGGGGAAAAATATTGCAGATGTGCTTGATATAACCGTAAATCAGGCTTTTGAATTTTTTGAAAATATTCCAAAACTTAAGAATAAGCTGCAGGTCTTAAGGGATGTGGGGCTGGGTTATATAAAGCTTGGTCAGCCTGCCACAACACTATCCGGCGGAGAAGCACAGAGGATAAAGCTTTCCAGAGAACTGATGAAAAGGTCAACAGGGAAAACTCTTTATATTTTTGACGAACCCACAACAGGTTTGCACTTTGAAGATATAAAAAAATTAATAAATATATTTGAAAGGCTGACAAAAACGGGAAATACAGTTATAGTTATAGAACATAATCTCGATGTTATAAAATGTGCGGATTACATTATTGATTTAGGCCCGGAAGGTGGAGACCGGGGGGGTAAAGTTGTTTTTACAGGGACTCCAGAGGAATGTGTAAAATGTGAAGGGTCTTATACAGGCAAATATTTAAGGAGCAAAGTGGAGCATAATGTGGTACTCCAGGACTAA
- a CDS encoding acyl-CoA synthetase — protein sequence MHNMKNYEKTIKEFNIDVPHFFNFGFDVVDKNAETKDNTALIWIDTDGETHEKYTFGDLKRMSNRFANVLKEQGFKKGDNLYVMVPRVPEWYSVMLGCFKLGVIPMPAPKILREKDIDYRLKASKARGAVVYGDSIEKFGNLSTPDNFTKIAIKYESKGWQNYEDLMAKAGEYLSREDVEPTKSTDPLIIYFTSGTTKFPKMVLHDQTYALGHYITARFWQDLTEDDIHWTLSDTGWGKAVWGKLFGQWLIGTTVVMHNQSDRFDPELHLNILQNFGVTTFCAPPTAYRMLILQDLSKYDFSKLRHSVSAGEPLNPEVIRKWKEHTKTLIYDGYGQTETVNTVANYPCLEVKPGSMGKPAPGFTVDIVDDEANPMPFNEAGHIAIKAEGKNQVGIFRGYYRDEEATNAAFHNGWYFTGDKAYKDEDGYFWFVGRSDDVIKSSGYRVGPFEVESALQTHNAVAESAVIGAPDKLRGTIVKAFIVLKPGFEGSDELITDIQEHVKNETAPYKYPREIEFVDNLPKTVSGKIRRVELRQMEENRRRH from the coding sequence ATGCACAACATGAAAAATTATGAAAAAACAATCAAAGAATTTAACATCGATGTGCCTCATTTCTTCAATTTCGGTTTTGATGTTGTGGACAAAAATGCCGAAACAAAGGATAACACTGCATTAATCTGGATCGATACGGACGGTGAAACCCATGAAAAATATACATTTGGCGATTTAAAAAGAATGTCCAACAGATTTGCAAATGTATTAAAAGAACAGGGCTTTAAAAAAGGTGACAATCTGTATGTTATGGTTCCCAGAGTGCCCGAGTGGTACTCAGTCATGCTTGGCTGCTTTAAGCTCGGGGTTATACCTATGCCGGCTCCAAAAATTTTAAGGGAAAAGGATATTGACTACCGACTTAAAGCTTCAAAAGCACGCGGAGCAGTTGTCTACGGTGATTCAATAGAAAAATTCGGGAATCTGTCAACACCTGACAATTTTACTAAAATAGCCATAAAATACGAAAGCAAAGGGTGGCAGAATTATGAGGATCTTATGGCAAAAGCCGGGGAATATCTGTCGCGGGAAGATGTGGAACCCACCAAATCCACAGATCCTCTGATAATCTATTTTACAAGCGGTACCACAAAGTTTCCCAAAATGGTACTTCACGATCAGACATATGCCCTCGGCCATTACATTACTGCAAGGTTCTGGCAGGATCTTACTGAAGATGATATACACTGGACTCTGAGTGATACAGGGTGGGGAAAAGCTGTATGGGGCAAGCTGTTCGGACAGTGGCTGATCGGAACAACGGTAGTAATGCACAATCAGTCCGACAGATTTGACCCGGAACTGCATCTGAACATACTGCAAAATTTCGGAGTAACCACATTCTGTGCACCCCCCACAGCATACAGAATGCTTATTCTGCAGGATTTATCAAAATACGATTTTTCAAAACTCAGACACTCCGTCAGTGCAGGAGAGCCGCTGAATCCTGAAGTTATCAGAAAATGGAAGGAGCATACAAAAACCCTTATTTACGACGGATACGGGCAGACGGAAACTGTCAATACTGTAGCCAATTATCCGTGCCTGGAAGTAAAACCCGGCTCAATGGGCAAGCCGGCCCCAGGATTTACTGTAGATATAGTTGATGACGAAGCAAATCCCATGCCGTTTAACGAAGCGGGACATATTGCAATAAAAGCGGAAGGAAAAAATCAGGTTGGTATTTTCAGAGGGTATTACAGAGATGAAGAGGCCACAAATGCAGCATTCCATAACGGATGGTACTTTACAGGCGACAAGGCTTATAAGGATGAAGACGGTTATTTCTGGTTTGTGGGAAGATCCGATGATGTGATAAAATCAAGCGGATACAGAGTGGGCCCTTTTGAAGTGGAAAGTGCTTTGCAGACACATAACGCAGTTGCAGAAAGTGCCGTTATAGGAGCGCCTGACAAACTGAGGGGAACAATTGTAAAAGCTTTTATTGTACTAAAGCCTGGCTTTGAAGGCAGTGATGAGCTCATCACGGACATACAGGAGCATGTAAAAAATGAGACAGCACCATATAAATACCCCCGGGAAATTGAATTTGTAGATAATCTGCCGAAAACGGTAAGCGGAAAAATCAGAAGGGTTGAGCTCAGGCAGATGGAGGAAAACCGCAGAAGACATTAA
- a CDS encoding enoyl-CoA hydratase/isomerase family protein: MIEMKIKEETAKLNLYPDNKFNLLEPETIRELYDNIASLSETPVKVLRISGYGGSFAVGANILTMLKYSGYTAKGFSMLGNKLFGLLDKIPQIVIAEIDGFCMGGGMDFASSCDFRFATLRSKFAHPGSKLGIITGFGGTQRISRLMKQRHFTEHFITGETYSAEFMKEGGFLSETFENVENMHSYADKFTGNITNKNRLFLAELKKSINKQR; this comes from the coding sequence ATGATAGAAATGAAAATAAAAGAAGAGACTGCAAAACTTAACCTATATCCTGATAATAAGTTCAACCTCCTTGAGCCTGAAACCATAAGAGAGTTATACGACAATATCGCCTCACTTTCGGAAACACCTGTAAAAGTACTGAGAATTTCCGGTTACGGAGGCTCTTTCGCTGTCGGAGCCAATATTCTGACAATGTTAAAATATTCCGGTTACACAGCCAAGGGTTTTTCAATGCTTGGAAACAAGCTGTTCGGATTGCTGGACAAAATTCCGCAGATTGTAATAGCGGAAATCGATGGATTCTGCATGGGCGGCGGGATGGACTTTGCATCGTCATGTGATTTCAGATTCGCCACCCTCAGAAGCAAATTTGCCCACCCCGGCTCAAAGCTCGGAATCATAACAGGTTTCGGAGGAACCCAGCGGATCAGCCGCTTAATGAAGCAGCGACATTTTACAGAACATTTTATCACTGGTGAAACTTACTCTGCTGAGTTTATGAAAGAAGGCGGATTTTTAAGTGAAACATTTGAAAATGTCGAAAATATGCACAGTTATGCTGATAAATTCACGGGTAACATTACAAACAAAAACAGATTGTTTCTGGCAGAATTAAAGAAATCTATAAATAAACAAAGATGA